ACGACAAGGAATTGCAAAGCGCAAAAACTCTTGCCCCCACATACAGGCCGCAATTCGGTCTGGAGTAAAAAAATCTTGTTGCTCTTCGAATTCAACCGTCACACCTGGTCGAAGTGGATAAAAGTTTAAATAAGTTTGTCCATATGGTTGAACGACTTTTTTGGCTTTCTTAGAACTCCCATCGGGGAGATGGACTTTGGCTGTTTGAATTTTATAAAGTGAGGTTTGGCGATCATAAAAACGGTAGACTTCATCCCATTGTGCTAACGATTCATTTGCATGAAGTTTTGTCAGATTATGCGCGCGTCTTGTGATTGTTCCATCTCGATGTAACACACAAACGGAATCGGATAAGAGAATGTATTCTCCCCAATGTTGTAATTCTTCTTCAGAAACTTCCGGCTGACAGACTTCTTGATATGGGATGCGTGTTGCAAAGGAAAACGTGCTACGCGCCATTTTAAATCGGGTGCGCCAAAGCTTACGTTTTGGTTTCAAAGTCAATACTTTACTGCTTTGATTCAATGCGGATGATTCTTTCAGTCTGCTGAAAATTGATAAGCGGTGCCTGGGCAATTGTAGCGTTAAAGCAAGTCCAGATGCCACTATAAGAGGAGTAGGGTTCTTTTCTGATTCTTACTCAGTAAAGTGGCTCAAGTTAAAGATTTTGAAATACGCGAGCAGTAGAAATAGAAGAAGCGACCGAAATTTCGATCGCTTCTTACTCGTTATGGCTTGTTGTCTCCAAATACTAAAAAGGACGATTATCGTTTCCTTTTAGCAGCTTTTTTCTTCTTTGGAGCGGCTTTTTTCTTCTTCACTGCTTTTTTCTTAGCCTTTTTCTTTGGAGCGGCTTTTTTCTTAGCAGCTTTTTTCTTCTTTGGAGCAGCTTTCTTCTTAGCAGCTTTCTTCTTCACTGCTTTTTTCTTCTTTACTGCTTTTTTCTTCTTTGGAGCAGCCTTTTTCTTTGGTGCTGCTTTTTTCTTTGCCTTTTTCTTTGCCACCGCAAATCCTCCTTTGAGAGTTAAACGAGGGCTGCCTTGCCGCTGGCTCCGGGCTATAAGTCGGCAAAGGTCTGCCACAACGAATAAGAATTGAGTTTGTCAACCTTGACAAACCCCGATGTTTGCCCTTGTTGAGAATGAAGTATCATGAGATCAAACGATTTCTAAATTGACACTCATTACACAATAAGGACTTACATCCATTTAATGTGGATCATCGTAAATATTTCCTAAAATTCTGCAAGTCATTTATTTTGTGAAATGACTATTTTTGGCTTGTTGTAAAGACACGCGTACTTTGTGATTCCACTTAAAATCGTAGCGTTTAAGTAATGATTTCATTAAACGCAACGTATAAGTTATAAAAAGAGAGGTTGATTTAACACTACTATAATAGCGTGAAAACAACCTCTTTGATGTTTTTAAAATCAGTTTGTTTATAAAAAGTTGTTTGAAAAAAACAGCAGAAGCGTTTTCAAAAAAGCATAAAAAGTACGTCAAATTTTTTTTGCTGTTTTCTGAAATTTTTTTGCTTGATCGCTTTTTTTGAGCGTTTCAGACGCTTTCCCAGACATCTTTCATGTAACGAAAACTATCGCGCGCGATCAATTCTGCGCCTGGTTCATAATCAAAAACTTCAACAGAGATCCATCCTCGATAGCGACTTTCCTTCAGCGCTTTAAAGATGGGATGATAATCTGTCTCGCCCATTCCTGGTCCCAGGAGGTTAGAATCATTCACATGAAAGTGCCCTACTTTTGTATCATACTTCTGAATTAATTCAGGAATGGATTCTGTTTCTGCACCCAACATAGCTTTCACATCTTGATGTAAAACAAAATTATCGGCTTGAACCATATCAATCAGCTTCATGGCATCTGCACAGGTATTTATAAAATTGGTTTCTTTGGTTGTGAGTGGTTCCATGCAAATACGCACACCGCGCTCTGCAATTGCAGGTAGGCTGTTTTGGAAAACTTCTGCGGCATTTTCGTATGCTTGCTCGGCTGACATGCCTTCTTCAATATCGCGTTGAAAAGGAGAACCAAACACCATTAAGTCACCACCAAGATCGGCACAAAGATTCCCCAGCTCGATGAGATAGTCTGCTGTGTTTTTTTTGATCTCCGTATTGTTAGTGGTCAAGTGTAACCCTTCTGTTTTTGCCAGAAGCCAATGCAGACCAATGATTTCCAAATCACGGTCTTCAGCAGTTTTGCGGATTGCAGCTCGTTGTTCTGCAGAAATATCTGAGGGGCGGTCTGCAAAAGCGAATGGCGCTAATTCAATTCCTTTGTAGCCGATTTCGGCAATCAGATTACATTGTTTTTCCCAGTCCCAATCAACAAACAATTCCTGGCAAATCGCAAACTTCATGTAAGTATCTCACTTTACTATGGAAAAGATTTCAGAGTGAATTCATCCCTTTGAGGATAGCAGGCTGTCAATGTTTCATCGAGGTATAACAAGGTTTCTCTTAGATCAGTTTTGAAGATTGCTATCACAGGAGTTACGTCACATTTCCAGTAACCGAGTTTCGAGTACTGAATCAGTCGAATGCGCGGTTTTATATCGAAGGAGAACTCAACAGTGTATCGATTGTAGTGATCGAACGGTTTGTGGTGACCACTGAGAAAAGAATGAGTAGTAAGACAAAGTGGAATAGGTGTATCGGTTAAGAGATGACAAGTTTAGTGACGAAGTAGATTTTAACTGTATCCAGTTTTCAATTTTGTTTGCTGAAATGAATAAGTAGAGGAATAGACCAATGAAAAATACAACCTGGATTCCCCTTCTGGCGGCCGCAATGATAATGGCCTGCTTTGGAGAGAATGCCCAGGCAGGCTACCTGGGAGCAGGTAGTTATAACTGTTGTCCCACAGAAGCATGTGCATCCTGTGGTGATTATAGCGCTGCCAAACAATGTTCAAATACCTGTTACAAGACAGTCATTGATACTGTCTGGGAAAAGCAGAACTACACCTGTCAAAAAACAGTGTATGATACGATCTGCGAAAAAGTTCCTGTTCAATACACCAAGAATGTTTACAAGACCTGCTACCGTGATGAATGCTATACGGTTTGCAAGCCTGTCTACAAAACTTGCTATCGAGACGTTTGCTACAAAGTCTGTCGTCCCGTTTACAAGACCTGTTATCGCACAGTAACCTGCAAACGCAGACGGCCCGTTTATAATACTTGCTACCGCGATGTATGCTACTCGGTATGTAAGCCTGTTTATAACACTTGCTATCGCGACGTTTGTTACACAGTAAGACGTCCAATTTGCGAAACTCACTATCGGGATGTCTGCTGCACGATTTACAAAACAAAATACAAAACCTGTTACCGGGATGTCTGTCGTACTGTTTGCAAGCCTGTTCATACCTGGCATAACGTTGAAGTTTGCTGTGGTGAATGGAAAACAACCACAGAACACTGCCCCGGACCAGTCGTTGAAAAATGTATCTGTGAACCAGGGACCTGGGAATATGATTGCAGCTCATGCTGCCCGATCTACAAGCCCGGTTGCTGCAAAACAGTGAAAGTTCAGTGTCCTGGAACAACAATTTGCCGACGTATCTGGTGTCCCAAGACGGTGACCAGAAAGGTTTGCTGCACAACTTACCAGCGCGAAGTAAAGCACGAGCGGGTTCCTTACACAGTATGTGAGCGAGTTCCTTGCACGATTACCAAAAAGGTGCCTTACACATGTGTTCGTTATGAGTGTGAAACACGAACCAAGAGAGTTCCTTACACAACCTGCAAGATGGTACGCGAATGCCGCACTCGGAAAGTTCCTTACACGACTTGCTGCTGGAAGGAAGAATGTGTTACTAAACAGGTTCCTTATACAACTTGCACTATGGTTTCAGAATGCCGAACCAGAAAGGTTCCTTATACCACCTGTAGCTATGAGCAAAAGACCTGTACCCGAAAAGTTCCTTACACAACTTGTCAGCAAGTGTGCTGCACGAGATATGTAACGCGAACCAAATGTGTGCCACGAACTGTTTGTGTCACGAAAACACGATGTGTGCCAAGACAAGTCTGCCGTAAAGTGCCTGTCTGCTGCCCCGCGCCAAAGACATGCACTGCACCGGCTCCCAAGACTTGTGTCAGCAACTAGTCAAAGAGAAGCCAGAAGCGCTTTCAGTAATTGAAAATTGAAACTGCGAGAGGGCGGTTGATCTCGAATCAACCGCCCTTTTTGTATTTTCCTATCGTGATTCAATCAATGCAGAATCAGTAAGATCATCGAGCCGCTTATATCAAATCTATTGTCGACTTATCAATTTCGTGCTAAGGAATAAGAAGTGACGTATGATGATTACATTCCATCGTGTAATGGAAATTCATTGAGTGAAAACTAATCTGGTAGGATTTGAAATAAATAGGACATCAAAATAAGAGCCCTGCCACTCCAGGCAAAAGTTCTAATCCAATTAGTCACAACCAGGGCTCGGTGATGTACAGGATCAAAACCGGAAGATAATGCATGATGTCGTGGGACCTGTAATAGAGCGGTAGAGAACCAGACAACGAACAGTAATGCGACACCACCCCAGGTGTAGTACGGGCCCATTCCGGCAGGGGGCCAATATACGATCGCCACTGTTGTCGCAGCTTCGATCAGCATCATGGGGCCTACTACCAGCGTTGTACGCAATTGGTGGGCTTGTTGGTACTTTGCGAAACTTGATCTACCTACTAGATCGTACATGGGATAGTGAACGATTTGAACAAACCAGATCAATCCAACCATGTAGAATGTGGAAATCAGTTGTAGTAAAAAAAGCGTTTTCAAAAAGTCATCCTCTCCTGTAATGAGTTTTTTAAGGGGAGTGCTTCCTGAGAATCATTTTATCTATATTGAAAAAATATCATTTCCACTTGTGTTTTATACTTCTGTTTTTAACTTCCGCGTTGATTCTTATTACACCGCGGATCCATAAGGACCGGTTTTCCTGTTTTTTCGATTGGGTGTGTAAAGAGATATTTCCAGACTTGTTCGTGAATGTATTTCCCTTTCGCATCTTTGCCGGCATTGCCACCGGGAACTACAGACGAGTGGGCGCGGCGGGTATTTTTCTTCACATCAAAGTCCGTAATCAACCGTCGTGTGTTCGCATATGGGGGCTTTGCTTTATCGACATTGACGATTGGACCATATTTGTGCAGGCCAATCAGTTCCCAGGAACGGCAGTAATGATCTGCAGTCCAGCCGCCGTCCAGTACATGCGAAAAACCGAAATAGCGATTGGTGGGTGTTGCGGAAGGGAGTGTTTGCCAGTTCTGCAACTGATCTCGCGGGCCGCAAAACATCACCACGCGTCCGACCTTCTGATGTTTAGCAAAACGGGCGGCGGTCGTTGAGCCATGAGAACTACCGGCCATGATGACATCTTCCCAGCGCAAATCGTTTCCGTCCGGTGTCAGATAAAAATCCCATTTGCCTTGCGGATTCTTTTTCGCTAGCCACTTCACAAACTGCAATGCGCGTTCTTTCATGCCATCCGGTTTGGGAATGTCAACCTGATTGCTGAAATTTTCGCCGGTTGCTGCTTCCAGTCGCACATTACCTCGGCAGGATTCTCCCACTGGTTGTTCACGGCAGACTTTTGAAAACCAGCGGTTAGCGTAGTGTACTTGTATTGCGTGTAGACCATAGCTGGAGAGTCGATCAAAAAGTTGGCTGTTATAGCCCATCAGCCAGATAACCAGTTTGCCACGTGGTTTCACTCTAGTATCGACAACGGCATGTTCAAGATCCTGTACCTTACCACCAGATTTAAAAACATAGCCGAGTTCTGGATGTTCTTTCGTGCGCGGATCTATTTCGCTGGCACGAGCTTCCAGTTTGTATTCTTGTGGCTTGGGATCGGTATAGTCGAGTTTCCGATCTTCCTCAGCCCCAAGGCTATTGCTAAGCAATTGCGTGAGCACTATGAATACAAGCAACGATTTCAAATTCATGTTCATAAACCAGAATAGAGACAGTTAACCAGATGGGACCACTCCCATACTGAATATATTCCAGATGACTATGAATTCCTACTCTGTTACTTTGCTCTAGTCAAAACTTTAAAGAGAAAGAACGTTCTGATTATGAAAGCAAAGGAATCGTTTACGGATTAATACACGCGCACTTGAATCCAAAGATCATCCGAAATTTGAAACGAGGCTACTCTACTGGCATCAGATGTTCTTTAGAACATCCCTCCGAACGTTTCTAAAAAGAACGAGCTAACACTGGAAGGGTCATCGTAGTGCCACATCGTACGAATGAGATCATACATCATGATAGTACAGATCCCTAACAATAACGTGGAGATTCCAAGAGCGGCAAATGTACCTGCTCCCCATTCCGGTTCAGGTGCCATGGCTGCAGACCGACCACCACTAAAACCTGCGGGGGCGACAAATTCTGCATGACTTTCTCCACTTTGGAATGAGTCATCGAAATCGTCATCGTCTGCATCATAGATGTCATCAAAGTCGTCTTCGTCGTCATCGAAGGCGTCAGACAGCATTGAATCATCGCTGGCGAACTCATCATCGTCGTCGTCATCGAAGAGACCTGACTCACTGTCTTCATCATCGGAATCCAGAATTACTGAGCCAGATGATCCTCCCACATCGCCGTCCTCATTCAGCATAAGCACACTGGTGTCGGCACTGGAATCGGACAGGTCAAAATTACTGTCTTCATCATCCTCAAGAGAGGGAATTTCTAATGTTGCGTCTTTGTCACCACCGGGAGTCATCATGGGGACCGTTTTATCAACATCATCGACATCCATTGGCTCCAGCGAAATTCCACTGTCAGCAGTAATGGAAATATCTTCGTCATCTTCCAGAGATAACCCGCTGGAATCTTCATCAACGAGTGAAATGCCACTTTCGTCGGCGCCTTCAAGTGATATTCCACTATCAAGGGGGCCAGCCAAGGAAATGCCACTATCCGATGCAAGAGAGATGCCACTATCTTCCGCCAGAATTGATGAGTCTCCGTCATCTTCCTGGATCAAAGCCACATCACTGTCACTACCGAGATCGAAGTCATCGTTGCCTACTAGAGCAACATCACTTTCACTGTTAGCTAAATCTGAGTTGTCGGCTACCAGTTTGACATCACTGTCACTACCCTCTTCGAGGTCTAGAGTTTCAAAGTCCGGTTCAGAGTCAGCATCGACCAGTTTGACATCACTGTCGCTGCTGAGATCAATACTGGAATCATCTGTTAGTCTGACATCGCTGTCTGAATCTTCTCCTACGGCAACCAGCTCCGGTTCACTGTCTAGTTGTAGTTCATCGCCATCATCAACAACCAGCCGTACATCACTATCGGAACTGCTCAATTCAATGGGAGAATCCTCTTCCTCTTCATCATGCACACTCCCACGAATCACTGTTGCTTGTTCGCCGACCTCATCCTCATCAATCACACTATCTGAGCCGCTGGTAATGTCCCCTTCTTCCATAATGGCTGAGCCAAACGGGTCATCATCGTCTTCACCCGACATTAGAGGAATCGCGGGATCAGAATCAGCCTGAAACGAACGTCCAAGTTCGTCAATATCCTCCATGCGAAACTTCCACGCGCCTCTATCTGCAAATCCGCGAATTTCGCCATTCTCTCTGAGGCGATTTAATTCATCTGTTTCCATGCCAAGCTGAGCAGCAGCTTCTTCAAGATTGAGATATTTTTTGGCCATTGTGGCGCGACTCCGACATCAATGATGTTAGTTGAAAATGGAAGTAACATTATTCGTCATCGGATCATTAACTGAGAAAGATCAGTAAGATCAAATCCGAAAACCAATAGGCGAATGCCTTTACGAAGAACTTATGGGTTCTTTTGATAATGTCAGTGACACCTTTACCTTCTTCATGAAATCTGATTCGAAACAGAATTTGCCATAAAGAAGCCTATGTGAACTGCTCTACTTATCTATTTTTATTCTAAAATAGAACAGGTCGGTTGCAAGTACCAACTTGTTCTTTGGAACGATCTTCGACAACAAATGTGAAAACGAATCGTTTGTCCACTTTTTTCACATGCGGATATTCTAAGACAAATCAATTAAACTGGTTATAGTGACTTTGATTCAATAGTCCTTTTGCCGGAAATCACGACAACCAAAGTTTTTATGCACGCTTAGGATTGATCTAATTCGCGCTTCAATGCTGCTAATTCCGATTCAATTTGCTCTGAGCGTGATGGAGACAAGCTGGATGCAGATGCTGGTGCTTCAGAGGTCGCTTGTGCAGGAGATTCAGATAGTCCATGGGAGTCTGTTAACTCCAGTTGTTTTCGTTTTGCTTCAGCGAGTCTTGCTTCCAGAGCATGTAAGGTCGTTGTCAAATGTTCGCAAGTGGCTAAAGCTGCCGCATGTTGCTGCTCTAGCCCTGCCATTAAGTCTTCGATTTCCTTTTTTCGGACCAGCGAATTTCGTGCTTCTACTTCCTCACCGGCCGCTAACGCGTTCTTAGCGGCTTCTTTCCACTGTGAAATTTGCTCCTGGTGTTCCTGCAGTTCCTTCTGGATCGCCTGTTTATTGGTAATTGCTGTTTTTACGCTACGGTTAGCGCCCGCGATACCCTCTTTCATCTCAGCAATAATCTGCTCGATTTCAATGACAGGATCTGCTGCATTTTTAAGTAATTGAGTTAGATTACAGGTAACGATGTCAGTGAGCCGACTAAAATAGCTCATTCTCCTCTTCTCCATACTGTATCAAATGGTTCACGAAAAGATTGCGATTTTGAAGGCCCTATCGAGTCAACGCAATTCCCTTCTTTCAGGTTCAATTATATTTCTAAAATCTCATATTATACTTCATTCTGTTGTGAGCCAGTCACACCCATAAGCTTTAATTTCTCGCGTAATTTTTCTCGTGCCAGTCGTAGGCGGCTTTTCGCTGTTGCCAGATTTGTCTCCATTACTTCAGCCACTTCATTGAGGGTCAGCTCTGAATAATGGTGCAGAGTAAATGTTAAACGCTGGTCCTCTGGAATTGTTCCCAGCAGTTCATCCACAATCAATGCCAATTCTTTGATATTGGCTTTCTCTTCTGGTGAAACCACTTCGCTTGCCAGCCGGTTGAGGGAATCATCTTCATCTGTTTTCTTACCGGTGTAAGCTTTCACTAGTGCGTCATGTGATTGACGACGAATACTATCGATCATCAGGTTCCGAGCGACCCTGTACATCCAACCGCGAAATCGGCCTTGAGGTATATAGTCCCACGACTGATTATAGACTCTAAGGAGCGTTTCCTGAGAAAGATCTTCTGAGAGTTGCGAATCTCGAATATTTCTAAAGAAAAAACCAATCAATGGTCCCTGATATTTATCCACTAGTTCATCGAACGCGCGCAGGTCACCACTTTGGATTCGGATCATTAATTGATCGTCTTCTGTCATGATGTTATTTCCTGAATAGAACAGGCCATAGTCTGGGAACAAAGCCTGTGTATCTAATCCTACTGAATCTTGTCAACCATTCAAATCTGCAATCGTCCGGTATTTCTTTTTAACAGGACCAAGTTTTTATACTGTGATATTATGATATTGTGATCAGATATCCTGTAGAATTCACCTGTAAATCGCTAACATTTCAGCCTTGAGTCACTTTTAACTCAAATCAGTAGCAAAAATTGTCAGAAACCCTTTACACTTTATTGATCATTATAAAAAGCTATTGAGCGAACAGGATATTGTTGTGTCGATCACGGAAACCGTCAAAGTCGAACTGAACTACGGGTATACTCGAGAGTTCCAATGCGAAATCCCGACAGAGAGGCTGATTTGGTACCAGCAGGCGCCTCCACCTTTGGAAGATGTTCCGCTGAAAACACAACATGTATTAAATAATCCACTGGAGTTACCCCCACTTGACTTAGCAGTGATCCCCGGGGATAAAATCACGATTGTCGTTGACCGTGAAACTCCAGTAGTCGATGAAATCATTAATTCCGTATGGGATTTTTTTTCAGACTGTGGAATCGAAGCCGCCGATGTGACAATCTTACAAGCACAATCTGGCTCACTCAATCTGCAGCAAAAATTAATGGATTCGGTGAATCCGGAGTTAAAGCAAGATGCGCAATGGGTTATACATGAACCTGAGTCGAAAGAAGGGCTCGGCTACCTGGGAACCTCGGCAAGTGGGGAACGCATTTACCTCTCAAAACATTTGCTGGAAGCGGACTTCATACTTCCGATTGAACTTGTCAGCTACGACCCACTTATAGGATACGCAGGAGGCGGCAGTTTACTCTATCCCGAGTTCTCTTCGCAAGAAGCCGTCATAAAGAGCAGAGGCCAATCACATCGTGAACTGACTCCTGCAGAGAGCAGGCCCCTGCGTCAGCTCATAGACGAAGTCGGTTGGATGCTGGGGCTGCAATATAGCTTGCAGGTCATTCCATCTGCCGGTCAGGGCGCCTCAGAAATCGTGTTCGGCGGTATCGAAGCCACTTTTCGAAAAGGCAAAGAACTTCTCGATCAATATTGGAAGTTAGAACCAAGTTACAAAGCAGAAGTGGTAGTGGTTGCCGTTGAGTGTGGACCAGCAGGCCATGCGTGGACTCAATTGGGGCGTGTTTTAGAAACCGCCAGAAATCTGGTATCTCAGGATGGGCGCATTGTACTGCTCACTGAGATTGATGAGCCGTTCGGTGAAGGGATGCAAATTCTATCAGGTTGTCTTGAACCTCTCGACGCCATTAAACCGCTTCGTGATAGACAGTCCAATGATCTCGTAACGGCTACTCAGATGGCGCTCGCCGCAGACTGGGCACTGATTTGTCTGTTGAGTAAAGCTAAAACCGATGATGTTGAGGATCTGTTTATTATTCCACTCGAGGACGAAGCAGAAGTTCGACGCCTATTACAAACAGATGAAACCATTTCCATTATCGCCTCGGCCCAACATGCCTATGGGCAACTCAAGCAAGAATAACCGAAACACGCATACTTAAAATCTTAACTGACTGGCAGCCCCGCTGATTTGAGCACGCATTCCTGCACGAAGTAGTCATGTTGATAGGAAAAGTCTAAATCTTTTTCGCGACGAATCACTCGCGCCATATCAGCGACATCATCGATATAGCGAGTATAACGAGGAAATTCGATTGACTGTTGTCCTTTACGATATTTTCCCCGCGCGTTTTCGAGAGTTAAACTGGCAGCCGGTCTTCCGAATGGTTGGAGATGGAACGTTCCCTCTGACCCGCACACAACAATATGTCTTCGATTGAAACCATTGACTTCATTACAACTGGATTTGACTGTTGCGATTGCCTTTGGATAAGTAAAGACTGCCAGCATATTATCCTGAAGCGTATCTTTGATGACAGAGGCATGTTGTGAGAAAGGGGTTACCTGGTCTGGCCTTCCCAAAATCTGAACGACAAGATCAATCACATGACAGCCCAGCTCAAACATCATACCACCTGGTTGTGGTTCTAATTTAGCGCGACTGACTTTGTCCATTTTTTTACTGATCACCGTATGGACTTCAAAAGGTTCACCAAGCCAACCTTTTTTCAAGAGATCTCTTAATAGTACAACCCCGGGGTTATAACGGTACATATAGCCCATCTGAATCAGCAGATGTTTTTGTGCTGCCTGATCAAGAATTCGTTTAAAGTGGGGTAACGAGAATCCCGCTGGTTTATCAAGGTGAATGTGTTTACCTGCAGCAATACATTTTTCAGCCGTCTGTAACAGGTCGGGTACCTGTGTTTCTACTGCAACCGCTTGGAGCCCCTTGACGTTCAGCAGTTGTTCTTCCGTTAGAAAGGGCAGGTCTTTATAGATGCCCGTCGATTCAGCATAATTTCGCAGTTGTGCATTGGGTTCGACGACGCCAACCACATCATATTCCGCTGACTTACGTAAGGCCTGCATTTTTCCTCCGGCGTGAGGATGCCCCACGCCAATTTGTCCGACTTTAATTTTTTCCACTTCTACATCCTTTCTGGTGTTACGCAAGAGGGCTGCGCTATTTATTGTGTAAGAATCGAACCGATAGAAAATCGGTGATTCGTAACATCAATCAACATACTGGAATGACAGGGGGCAAGTAAGTGCCTAAAATATACACCTGATTTTATCGTAAACAACTACTAAATCAAAAACCACTCCGTTTCGCTGTGGGAGAGAACATGAAGAAACGTTTTCTAACTGTGTGCTGGCTCATTTGCTGGAATACATGTTTTCTCATCTCGAGTGAAGCAGCGTCCGGCAAGCCGAATGTCATTCTGTTTTTTATCGATGATCTGGGGTGGAGAGATGTTGGTTTTATGGGAAGTGATTTTTATGAAACACCACACATAGATCGTCTGGCCCAACAGTCGATGCGATTTACATCTGCTTATGCAGCGGCACCTAATTGTGCGCCGAGCCGTGCTTGTCTCATGTCGGGACAATACACACCACGTCATGGAATCTATACGGTTGGCGATCCCGCACGCGGCAATGATCAATATCGCAAGTTAGTACCGGCAACGAATAACACCGTCTTGGCTGATCAGTTTATTACGATTGCCGATGTCCTTTCACAAGCAGGTTATCGCTGTGCCAGCATTGGTAAATGGCATCTGGGGAAATCTCCACGATCGCAGGGGTTTCAAACCAATATTGCGGGAAATCAATCGGGAAGTCCGCGCGGAGGCTATTTCAGTCCTTATCGAAACCCTCAACTGACTAATGGCACTAAGGGTGAATATTTAACGGACCGTCTGACTGATGAAGCCTGCTCATTCATCAAATCAAATGCCGATTCTCCTTTCTTTCTTTATTTGACACACTATGCCGTTCACACTCCACTGCAAGCAAAACAGGAAAACATCAAACATTTCCAGGCAAAACCGGCTGGGAAATTACATCAACATGCTACGTATGCCGCCATGATTAAAAGTATGGATGAGAGCATTGGCCGGGTTCTAAAAACCCTGAAAGAGCTGAAGCTTGCTCAAAATACGGTCATCGTTTTCACGTCTGATAACGGCGGATACGGGCCAGCTACAACCATGCAACCTTTGCGCGGCTCGAAGGGAATGCTGTATGAAGGAGGCATCCGCGTTCCACTGTTAGTCAAGTGGCCGGGAGTCACCAAAGCGGGAAGTTCCAGTGATGAACCCGTGATTAATGTCGATTTTTATCCGACTTTCCTGGAAATAACGGAAACCTCAAAGCCTGAAAAGTATCAACTGGATGGT
The Gimesia aquarii DNA segment above includes these coding regions:
- a CDS encoding PspA/IM30 family protein, which codes for MSYFSRLTDIVTCNLTQLLKNAADPVIEIEQIIAEMKEGIAGANRSVKTAITNKQAIQKELQEHQEQISQWKEAAKNALAAGEEVEARNSLVRKKEIEDLMAGLEQQHAAALATCEHLTTTLHALEARLAEAKRKQLELTDSHGLSESPAQATSEAPASASSLSPSRSEQIESELAALKRELDQS
- a CDS encoding Gfo/Idh/MocA family protein; this encodes MEKIKVGQIGVGHPHAGGKMQALRKSAEYDVVGVVEPNAQLRNYAESTGIYKDLPFLTEEQLLNVKGLQAVAVETQVPDLLQTAEKCIAAGKHIHLDKPAGFSLPHFKRILDQAAQKHLLIQMGYMYRYNPGVVLLRDLLKKGWLGEPFEVHTVISKKMDKVSRAKLEPQPGGMMFELGCHVIDLVVQILGRPDQVTPFSQHASVIKDTLQDNMLAVFTYPKAIATVKSSCNEVNGFNRRHIVVCGSEGTFHLQPFGRPAASLTLENARGKYRKGQQSIEFPRYTRYIDDVADMARVIRREKDLDFSYQHDYFVQECVLKSAGLPVS
- a CDS encoding sugar phosphate isomerase/epimerase family protein; this translates as MKFAICQELFVDWDWEKQCNLIAEIGYKGIELAPFAFADRPSDISAEQRAAIRKTAEDRDLEIIGLHWLLAKTEGLHLTTNNTEIKKNTADYLIELGNLCADLGGDLMVFGSPFQRDIEEGMSAEQAYENAAEVFQNSLPAIAERGVRICMEPLTTKETNFINTCADAMKLIDMVQADNFVLHQDVKAMLGAETESIPELIQKYDTKVGHFHVNDSNLLGPGMGETDYHPIFKALKESRYRGWISVEVFDYEPGAELIARDSFRYMKDVWESV
- a CDS encoding lactate racemase domain-containing protein, whose protein sequence is MSITETVKVELNYGYTREFQCEIPTERLIWYQQAPPPLEDVPLKTQHVLNNPLELPPLDLAVIPGDKITIVVDRETPVVDEIINSVWDFFSDCGIEAADVTILQAQSGSLNLQQKLMDSVNPELKQDAQWVIHEPESKEGLGYLGTSASGERIYLSKHLLEADFILPIELVSYDPLIGYAGGGSLLYPEFSSQEAVIKSRGQSHRELTPAESRPLRQLIDEVGWMLGLQYSLQVIPSAGQGASEIVFGGIEATFRKGKELLDQYWKLEPSYKAEVVVVAVECGPAGHAWTQLGRVLETARNLVSQDGRIVLLTEIDEPFGEGMQILSGCLEPLDAIKPLRDRQSNDLVTATQMALAADWALICLLSKAKTDDVEDLFIIPLEDEAEVRRLLQTDETISIIASAQHAYGQLKQE
- a CDS encoding sulfatase, whose translation is MKKRFLTVCWLICWNTCFLISSEAASGKPNVILFFIDDLGWRDVGFMGSDFYETPHIDRLAQQSMRFTSAYAAAPNCAPSRACLMSGQYTPRHGIYTVGDPARGNDQYRKLVPATNNTVLADQFITIADVLSQAGYRCASIGKWHLGKSPRSQGFQTNIAGNQSGSPRGGYFSPYRNPQLTNGTKGEYLTDRLTDEACSFIKSNADSPFFLYLTHYAVHTPLQAKQENIKHFQAKPAGKLHQHATYAAMIKSMDESIGRVLKTLKELKLAQNTVIVFTSDNGGYGPATTMQPLRGSKGMLYEGGIRVPLLVKWPGVTKAGSSSDEPVINVDFYPTFLEITETSKPEKYQLDGVSLVSLLKAPQSKLKPRSLFWHFPAYLQKYKGMQQRFRTTPVSVIRQGDWKLLEFFEDGHQELYNTRLDISEMMDLSNSHPDKAKELAKTLHQWQKQVQAAIPSKPNPLYDPGK
- a CDS encoding BPSS1187 family protein, translating into MNLKSLLVFIVLTQLLSNSLGAEEDRKLDYTDPKPQEYKLEARASEIDPRTKEHPELGYVFKSGGKVQDLEHAVVDTRVKPRGKLVIWLMGYNSQLFDRLSSYGLHAIQVHYANRWFSKVCREQPVGESCRGNVRLEAATGENFSNQVDIPKPDGMKERALQFVKWLAKKNPQGKWDFYLTPDGNDLRWEDVIMAGSSHGSTTAARFAKHQKVGRVVMFCGPRDQLQNWQTLPSATPTNRYFGFSHVLDGGWTADHYCRSWELIGLHKYGPIVNVDKAKPPYANTRRLITDFDVKKNTRRAHSSVVPGGNAGKDAKGKYIHEQVWKYLFTHPIEKTGKPVLMDPRCNKNQRGS
- a CDS encoding RNA polymerase sigma factor, which produces MTEDDQLMIRIQSGDLRAFDELVDKYQGPLIGFFFRNIRDSQLSEDLSQETLLRVYNQSWDYIPQGRFRGWMYRVARNLMIDSIRRQSHDALVKAYTGKKTDEDDSLNRLASEVVSPEEKANIKELALIVDELLGTIPEDQRLTFTLHHYSELTLNEVAEVMETNLATAKSRLRLAREKLREKLKLMGVTGSQQNEV